A window of the Lactuca sativa cultivar Salinas chromosome 7, Lsat_Salinas_v11, whole genome shotgun sequence genome harbors these coding sequences:
- the LOC111912209 gene encoding probable serine/threonine-protein kinase BSK3 — MMLSARIDDTGSSFVLPEHICQRFTLSEIQSATHNFDEASVIGRGGFGNVYKCSSKIGSIREVAVKRLHSLSNQGAQEFEAEIKLLSKLRHANLVSLIGYCNEGNEMVLVYDFMPNGTLEDHLRKADSVLSWLQRLKICIGAGRGLDYLHTGTSTQHGVIHRDVKTSNILLDANFAAKVSDFGLAKVGPIDQIRTHVSTCVKGTFGYMDPCYFYTGKLTRKSDVYAFGVVLFEVLSGRQAVDSTLDEEQWSLAAWAQDQIKEGNLSKIIDSRLMGQISKKCLKEFANIAGHCLHSHPKQRPTMAEVVIKLESILSQERERTNFAVDEGRFIYKLRSFFTGKVDVMSDGVVESIYLMPDNTVGSESDFRALRIQLAKNQRLKHFTYAELVSATSDFKHKEHSHTLNEPIYKVWVDETTYAPTECGVGLEIYVRKKKIDAAKPELDFEEFNHPNLIKLLGYCWHWQEFYCFYELIHGASLDKYLFGDPGTMSLSWVARLKIAVGAAQGLAFLHLRKLAAYTQFKTNCILVDTDFNARLSDYEVENLFATPEWHFYQEYRIDGIRRCEPEDGPGVKSEIYAFGVVLLEILTGMKADDVQRPLTTQNLVKWATPLLVNEVKLRTIMDPQLQRNGYTPKGAFKLAKLVSKCLQKKLDDRPSMEEIVQALCRCYEEEIKLVCAPT, encoded by the exons ATGATGTTATCAGCACGTATCGATGATACCGGCTCCTCATTCGTATTGCCAGAGCACATATGTCAACGCTTTACACTTTCCGAAATTCAGTCGGCCACCCACAACTTTGATGAAGCATCGGTCATTGGCCGTGGAGGATTCGGCAACGTGTATAAATGTTCTAGCAAGATCGGGTCGATAAGGGAAGTTGCAGTTAAACGGTTACATTCCTTGTCCAACCAAGGAGCCCAAGAGTTTGAGGCAGAAATTAAGCTCCTTTCTAAGTTGCGACATGCTAATCTTGTATCTCTGATTGGTTATTGCAATGAGGGAAATGAGATGGTGCTTGTTTATGACTTCATGCCGAATGGGACACTTGAAGATCATCTTCGCAAAGCTGATTCAGTCTTATCGTGGTTACAAAGACTCAAGATATGCATAGGTGCAGGTCGGGGATTAGACTACCTTCACACTGGTACGTCGACTCAACATGGAGTCATACATCGCGATGTGAAGACCTCCAATATTTTGTTGGATGCAAATTTTGCTGCTAAAGTTTCAGACTTCGGATTGGCCAAAGTTGGTCCAATAGATCAGATACGAACTCATGTAAGCACCTGTGTCAAGGGAACATTTGGGTACATGGATCCGTGCTACTTCTATACAGGAAAATTGACAAGAAAATctgatgtttatgcttttggggTTGTACTGTTTGAAGTGTTGTCAGGCAGGCAAGCTGTAGATTCAACACTCGATGAAGAGCAATGGAGTTTAGCAGCTTGGGCTCAAGACCAAATCAAAGAGGGAAACCTCAGTAAAATTATTGACTCTAGACTGATGGGACAAATCTCAAAAAAATGTTTGAAGGAGTTTGCAAACATAGCAGGCCACTGTTTACATTCCCACCCAAAACAACGCCCTACCATGGCGGAGGTTGTAATCAAGCTTGAGTCTATTCTTTCACAAGAAAGAGAACGCACCAATTTTGCTGTTGACGAAGGAAGATTCATTTACAAATTAAGATCTTTTTTTACAGGCAAAGTTGATGTGATGTCGGATGGTGTAGTAGAAAGCATATATCTCATGCCGGATAATACAGTAGGAAGCGAATCTGATTTCAGAGCTCTACGTATTCAGTTAGCTAAGAATCAACGTTTAAAACATTTTACATATGCTGAATTGGTAAGTGCAACAAGTGATTTCAAGCACAAAGAGCATTCCCACACTTTGAATGAACCCATTTATAAAGTTTGGGTTGATGAAACAACATATGCGCCCACAGAATGTGGTGTTGGTTTGGAGATATAtgttaggaagaagaagattgatGCTGCGAAG CCAGAACTCGATTTTGAAGAATTCAATCATCCCAACCTTATCAAACTCTTGGGATATTGCTGGCATTGGCAAGAATTTTATTGCTTTTACGAGCTCATTCATGGCGCAAGTTTAGATAAATATCTTTTTGGAG ATCCAGGTACAATGTCACTTTCTTGGGTTGCACGATTAAAAATAGCAGTAGGAGCAGCTCAAGGTTTGGCTTTCTTACATCTGAGGAAGCTTGCAGCATATACCCAATTTAAGACCAATTGTATTTTGGTGGACACA GATTTCAATGCTCGGCTTTCGGATTACGAAGTAGAAAATTTATTTGCCACACCTGAGTGGCACTTTTACCAGGAATACAGAATTGATGGTATTCGCAGATGTGAGCCTGAAGACG GTCCTGGAGTGAAGAGTGAGATTTATGCTTTTGGAGTCGTACTGCTCGAAATATTAACAGGGATGAAGGCCGATGATGTGCAGAGACCCCTCACAACGCAAAATTTGGTAAAATGGGCTACTCCATTGCTAGTAAATGAGGTAAAATTGAGAACTATTATGGACCCACAACTTCAACGTAATGGTTATACTCCAAAGGGAGCATTCAAGTTAGCTAAACTTGTTTCAAAATGTCTTCAAAAAAAATTAGACGATCGGCCATCAATGGAAGAAATCGTCCAGGCATTGTGTCGGTGCTATGAAGAAGAAATCAAATTAGTTTGTGCTCCAACATAA